A stretch of Oncorhynchus mykiss isolate Arlee chromosome 12, USDA_OmykA_1.1, whole genome shotgun sequence DNA encodes these proteins:
- the LOC110538521 gene encoding SEC14-like protein 1 isoform X2, with protein sequence MVQQYQSPVRVYKHPFELIMAAYVRRFPNCPLIPIFVDSEVVKEEHSDDGATVFIERRCKVEADAPRLFKRMAGVDYLYFIHKNTLDRRERALHIEVVNETFSNRVIVHEICNYTVHPENEEWTCFEQTASLDIKSFFGFENAAEKLAMKQYANSIKKGKEIIEYYLKELEDEGVTHVPRWSPPQAPPPTARLQLPLTSAPSNAIPVPTAKETPTASPTDLPAGSPDDKLDADYIRRYLGDLTPLQESCLIRLRQWLQETHKGKIPKDQHVLRFLRARDFNLEKAREILCQSLSWRKQHQVDFLLDSWERPQLLHDYYTGGWHHHDKDGCPLYILRLGQMDTKGLVRALGEESLLRQVLSINEEGLRRCEENTRVFGRPISCWTCLVDLEGLNMRHLWRPGVKALLRIIEVVEANYPETLGCLLILRAPRVFPVLWTLVSPFIDENTRKKFLVYAANDYQGPGGLVDYIDREVIPDFLGGDCLCEIPEGGMVPKSLYRTAEALESEELRLWTDTIYKTASVFKGAPHELLIEISEPSSVITWDFDVCKGDVIFNIYHSRRAPQPPKRDVQGAHGSIVSPATNNMQLIDRSWILGQDYSMVETALTCKEGESVQGSHVTRWPGFYILQWRFHCSPACSTSSLPRVDDVLASLQVSSHKCKVMFYTEVLGSEDFRGSMTSLESSHSGFSQLSAATTTSSQSQSSSTVSR encoded by the exons ATGGTGCAACAATACCAGTCACCTGTAAGGGTCTACAAACACCCCTTTGAGCTGATAATGGCG gcctatgtGCGGAGGTTTCCAAACTGCCCCCTGATCCCCATCTTTGTGGACAGTGAGGTGGTGAAGGAGGAGCACAGTGATGACGGAGCCACTGTGTTCATTGAGAGGCGCTGTAAGGTGGAGGCAGACGCCCCCCGGCTGTTCAAAAGG ATGGCTGGTGTGGACTACCTGTACTTCATCCATAAGAACACTCTGGACCGCAGGGAGAGGGCGCTGCACATCGAGGTCGTCAACGAGACCTTCTCCAACAGAGTCATCGTCCATGAGATCTGCAACTACACG GTTCACCCAGAGAATGAGGAGTGGACGTGTTTCGAGCAGACAGCCAGTCTGGACATCAAGTCCTTCTTTGGCTTTGAGAACGCGGCCGAGAAGCTAGCCATGAAGCAATATGCCAACAGTATTAAAAAG GGCAAAGAGATCATAGAGTATTACCTGAAGGAGTTGGAGGACGAGGGGGTGACCCACGTCCCCCGCTGGAGCCCCCCTCAGGCCCCCCCACCCACTGCCAGGCTCCAGCTGCCACTCACCAGTGCCCCTTCCAATGCCATCCCTGTGCCTACTGCCAAAGAGACCCCCACTGCCAGCCCCACAGATCTACCGGCTGGCTCCCCAGATG ACAAGTTGGATGCAGACTACATCAGGCGTTACCTAGGAGACCTGACGCCACTGCAGGAGAGCTGTCTTATAAGACTACGCCAGTGGCTGCAGGAGACCCACAAGGGCAAG aTCCCTAAGGACCAGCACGTGCTGCGTTTCCTGCGGGCCCGGGACTTTAACCTGGAGAAGGCCCGGGAGATCCTGTGTCAGTCGCTCTCCTGGAGGAAGCAGCACCAGGTGGACTTCCTGCTGGACTCCTGGGAGAGACCTCAGCTGCTGCACGACTACTACACCGGGGGCTGGCACCACCACGACAAAG atggatgCCCTCTGTATATTCTGCGACTCGGTCAAATGGATACCAAGGGTTTAGTACGCGCCTTGGGCGAGGAGTCCCTTCTGAGACAA GTCCTCTCAATCAACGAGGAAGGTCTGAGGCGTTGTGAAGAGAACACCAGAGTCTTTGGCCGACCCATCAG CTGCTGGACGTGCCTGGTGGACCTGGAGGGGTTAAACATGCGTCACCTGTGGCGTCCGGGGGTTAAAGCCCTGCTGAGGATCATAGAGGTGGTGGAGGCCAACTACCCAGAGACCCTGGGATGTCTGCTCATACTGAGGGCTCCACGGGTCTTCCCTGTTCTCTGGACCCTG GTCAGTCCATTCATTGACGAGAATACCAGGAAGAAGTTCCTGGTGTATGCTGCGAATGACTACCAGGGGCCTGGAGGTCTGGTGGACTACATCGATAGAGAGGTCATCCCTGACTTCCTGGGAGGAGACTGCCTG TGTGAGATCCCTGAAGGAGGTATGGTCCCCAAATCTCTGTACAGGACAGCAGAGGCGCTGGAAAGTGAGGAGCTGCGGCTGTGGACAGATACCATCTACAAGACTGCCAGTGTCTTCAAAGGGGCCCCACATGAG CTGCTGATCGAAATCTCCGAGCCCTCTTCTGTGATCACCTGGGACTTTGACGTGTGTAAAGGGGACGTTATCTTCAACATCTACCACTCCCGGAGGGCGCCCCAGCCCCCCAAGAGGGACGTCCAGGGGGCCCACGGCAGCATCGTGTCGCCAGCCACCAACAACATGCAGCTGATTGACAGATCCTGGATTCTGGGGCAAGACTACAGTATGGTGGAGACAGCACTCACCtgcaaggagggagagagtgttcaG ggCTCCCATGTGACGCGGTGGCCCGGGTTCTACATCCTCCAATGGCGGTTCCACTGCTCCCCGGCCTGCTCTACCTCCAGCCTGCCCCGGGTGGACGACGTGCTGGCCTCCCTGCAGGTCTCCTCCCACAAGTGTAAGGTCATGTTCTACACCGAGGTGCTGGGCTCCGAAGACTTCAG gggCTCTATGACCAGTCTGGAATCCAGTCACAGTGGCTTCTCCCAGCTGAGTGCCGCCACCACCACCTCTAGCCAATCACAGTCCAGCTCCACCGTATCAAGGTAG
- the LOC110538521 gene encoding SEC14-like protein 1 isoform X1 → MVQQYQSPVRVYKHPFELIMAAYVRRFPNCPLIPIFVDSEVVKEEHSDDGATVFIERRCKVEADAPRLFKRMAGVDYLYFIHKNTLDRRERALHIEVVNETFSNRVIVHEICNYTVHPENEEWTCFEQTASLDIKSFFGFENAAEKLAMKQYANSIKKGKEIIEYYLKELEDEGVTHVPRWSPPQAPPPTARLQLPLTSAPSNAIPVPTAKETPTASPTDLPAGSPDDKLDADYIRRYLGDLTPLQESCLIRLRQWLQETHKGKIPKDQHVLRFLRARDFNLEKAREILCQSLSWRKQHQVDFLLDSWERPQLLHDYYTGGWHHHDKDGCPLYILRLGQMDTKGLVRALGEESLLRQVLSINEEGLRRCEENTRVFGRPISCWTCLVDLEGLNMRHLWRPGVKALLRIIEVVEANYPETLGCLLILRAPRVFPVLWTLVSPFIDENTRKKFLVYAANDYQGPGGLVDYIDREVIPDFLGGDCLCEIPEGGMVPKSLYRTAEALESEELRLWTDTIYKTASVFKGAPHELLIEISEPSSVITWDFDVCKGDVIFNIYHSRRAPQPPKRDVQGAHGSIVSPATNNMQLIDRSWILGQDYSMVETALTCKEGESVQGSHVTRWPGFYILQWRFHCSPACSTSSLPRVDDVLASLQVSSHKCKVMFYTEVLGSEDFRGSMTSLESSHSGFSQLSAATTTSSQSQSSSTVSRKTSAVPTPANEDLTLPNGMREVL, encoded by the exons ATGGTGCAACAATACCAGTCACCTGTAAGGGTCTACAAACACCCCTTTGAGCTGATAATGGCG gcctatgtGCGGAGGTTTCCAAACTGCCCCCTGATCCCCATCTTTGTGGACAGTGAGGTGGTGAAGGAGGAGCACAGTGATGACGGAGCCACTGTGTTCATTGAGAGGCGCTGTAAGGTGGAGGCAGACGCCCCCCGGCTGTTCAAAAGG ATGGCTGGTGTGGACTACCTGTACTTCATCCATAAGAACACTCTGGACCGCAGGGAGAGGGCGCTGCACATCGAGGTCGTCAACGAGACCTTCTCCAACAGAGTCATCGTCCATGAGATCTGCAACTACACG GTTCACCCAGAGAATGAGGAGTGGACGTGTTTCGAGCAGACAGCCAGTCTGGACATCAAGTCCTTCTTTGGCTTTGAGAACGCGGCCGAGAAGCTAGCCATGAAGCAATATGCCAACAGTATTAAAAAG GGCAAAGAGATCATAGAGTATTACCTGAAGGAGTTGGAGGACGAGGGGGTGACCCACGTCCCCCGCTGGAGCCCCCCTCAGGCCCCCCCACCCACTGCCAGGCTCCAGCTGCCACTCACCAGTGCCCCTTCCAATGCCATCCCTGTGCCTACTGCCAAAGAGACCCCCACTGCCAGCCCCACAGATCTACCGGCTGGCTCCCCAGATG ACAAGTTGGATGCAGACTACATCAGGCGTTACCTAGGAGACCTGACGCCACTGCAGGAGAGCTGTCTTATAAGACTACGCCAGTGGCTGCAGGAGACCCACAAGGGCAAG aTCCCTAAGGACCAGCACGTGCTGCGTTTCCTGCGGGCCCGGGACTTTAACCTGGAGAAGGCCCGGGAGATCCTGTGTCAGTCGCTCTCCTGGAGGAAGCAGCACCAGGTGGACTTCCTGCTGGACTCCTGGGAGAGACCTCAGCTGCTGCACGACTACTACACCGGGGGCTGGCACCACCACGACAAAG atggatgCCCTCTGTATATTCTGCGACTCGGTCAAATGGATACCAAGGGTTTAGTACGCGCCTTGGGCGAGGAGTCCCTTCTGAGACAA GTCCTCTCAATCAACGAGGAAGGTCTGAGGCGTTGTGAAGAGAACACCAGAGTCTTTGGCCGACCCATCAG CTGCTGGACGTGCCTGGTGGACCTGGAGGGGTTAAACATGCGTCACCTGTGGCGTCCGGGGGTTAAAGCCCTGCTGAGGATCATAGAGGTGGTGGAGGCCAACTACCCAGAGACCCTGGGATGTCTGCTCATACTGAGGGCTCCACGGGTCTTCCCTGTTCTCTGGACCCTG GTCAGTCCATTCATTGACGAGAATACCAGGAAGAAGTTCCTGGTGTATGCTGCGAATGACTACCAGGGGCCTGGAGGTCTGGTGGACTACATCGATAGAGAGGTCATCCCTGACTTCCTGGGAGGAGACTGCCTG TGTGAGATCCCTGAAGGAGGTATGGTCCCCAAATCTCTGTACAGGACAGCAGAGGCGCTGGAAAGTGAGGAGCTGCGGCTGTGGACAGATACCATCTACAAGACTGCCAGTGTCTTCAAAGGGGCCCCACATGAG CTGCTGATCGAAATCTCCGAGCCCTCTTCTGTGATCACCTGGGACTTTGACGTGTGTAAAGGGGACGTTATCTTCAACATCTACCACTCCCGGAGGGCGCCCCAGCCCCCCAAGAGGGACGTCCAGGGGGCCCACGGCAGCATCGTGTCGCCAGCCACCAACAACATGCAGCTGATTGACAGATCCTGGATTCTGGGGCAAGACTACAGTATGGTGGAGACAGCACTCACCtgcaaggagggagagagtgttcaG ggCTCCCATGTGACGCGGTGGCCCGGGTTCTACATCCTCCAATGGCGGTTCCACTGCTCCCCGGCCTGCTCTACCTCCAGCCTGCCCCGGGTGGACGACGTGCTGGCCTCCCTGCAGGTCTCCTCCCACAAGTGTAAGGTCATGTTCTACACCGAGGTGCTGGGCTCCGAAGACTTCAG gggCTCTATGACCAGTCTGGAATCCAGTCACAGTGGCTTCTCCCAGCTGAGTGCCGCCACCACCACCTCTAGCCAATCACAGTCCAGCTCCACCGTATCAAG AAAAACCAGTGCTGTACCAACCCCTGCCAATGAGGACTTAACCTTACCCAATGGGATGAGAGAAGTGTTATGA